The following proteins are co-located in the Chryseobacterium daecheongense genome:
- a CDS encoding metalloregulator ArsR/SmtB family transcription factor, with protein MNLRRDVFQAIADPTRRSILMLVAAQSMTAGAIASNFDTARPTVSKHLQILTECELLTQEQSGREMIYHLNPNKMKEIADFIEPFRKMWDEKFNKLESVMKAYQNISSK; from the coding sequence ATGAATTTAAGAAGAGATGTATTCCAGGCAATAGCAGATCCTACCCGAAGATCTATTTTGATGTTGGTGGCGGCCCAATCGATGACCGCAGGAGCCATTGCTTCTAATTTTGATACTGCCCGCCCTACTGTTTCGAAGCATTTACAGATCCTTACGGAATGTGAACTTTTAACCCAGGAACAAAGCGGCCGCGAAATGATATACCACCTCAATCCCAATAAAATGAAAGAAATAGCCGATTTTATAGAACCCTTCCGCAAAATGTGGGATGAGAAATTCAATAAGCTGGAAAGTGTGATGAAAGCATATCAAAACATAAGTAGTAAGTAA
- a CDS encoding SRPBCC domain-containing protein, with the protein MELKTKIHAEDGKQEIFITREFDLPVHLLFKAYTEPELVEQWMGTKVVKMENKQHGGYRFETSNPQGDVVFSANGTIHEIIPDQKIIRTFQMENTPFPTQIEFLEFEKLTDTTSKITIQTIYKSVDFRDQHLKLPFAQGINMAHNRLQEVVKGIEKLEIRS; encoded by the coding sequence ATGGAACTAAAAACAAAAATTCACGCCGAAGACGGCAAGCAGGAAATCTTCATCACCAGGGAATTTGATCTTCCTGTCCATCTTCTCTTTAAAGCTTACACAGAACCCGAATTGGTAGAACAATGGATGGGGACTAAAGTGGTAAAAATGGAAAATAAGCAACATGGCGGCTACCGTTTCGAAACCTCAAACCCGCAGGGCGACGTAGTCTTCAGTGCCAACGGAACGATCCATGAGATCATTCCCGATCAGAAAATAATCCGGACCTTTCAAATGGAAAATACACCCTTCCCCACTCAGATCGAGTTTTTAGAGTTTGAAAAATTAACTGACACCACCAGCAAAATTACCATCCAAACCATCTATAAATCAGTAGACTTCAGGGACCAGCACCTGAAATTACCATTTGCCCAGGGAATCAATATGGCCCATAATCGACTTCAGGAAGTGGTTAAGGGAATTGAGAAATTAGAGATTAGAAGTTAG
- a CDS encoding YdeI/OmpD-associated family protein, producing the protein MNPKADFFFNEPGQWQKEFKKLRTIALSTELVEDLKWGCPCYTYEGKNIFLIHGFKDYCALLFFKGALMKDPDKLLIQQTENVQAARQIRFTDLEQINDLEKTLREYMFEAVEIEESGIKVEMKKTKEFEMVEEFQQKLDKDPVLKQAFEALTPGRQRAYLLHFSSAKQSKTRESRIEKCIPQILDGKGIND; encoded by the coding sequence ATGAATCCAAAAGCAGACTTTTTCTTTAACGAACCCGGCCAATGGCAAAAAGAATTTAAAAAATTAAGAACCATTGCTTTAAGTACCGAACTTGTAGAAGATTTAAAATGGGGATGTCCCTGTTATACCTATGAAGGGAAAAATATTTTTTTGATCCACGGGTTCAAAGACTATTGCGCCCTACTCTTTTTTAAAGGTGCTTTAATGAAGGATCCTGATAAACTCCTGATCCAACAGACAGAAAATGTACAGGCCGCAAGACAAATCCGCTTTACAGATCTGGAACAGATTAATGACCTTGAAAAAACTCTCCGGGAATACATGTTTGAGGCCGTTGAAATTGAAGAATCGGGAATTAAAGTTGAAATGAAAAAGACCAAAGAATTCGAAATGGTGGAAGAATTTCAACAGAAGCTGGATAAAGATCCTGTTTTAAAACAAGCCTTTGAAGCCTTAACACCGGGAAGACAAAGGGCCTACCTACTCCATTTTTCCTCTGCTAAACAAAGTAAAACCCGTGAATCAAGAATTGAAAAATGCATTCCTCAAATTCTTGACGGTAAAGGAATTAACGACTAA
- a CDS encoding DoxX family protein — protein sequence METQSNKSEKRNKIIYWIFTLWLALGMVSTAAVQLLKNKDEVENFTSLGYPAYLMTIIGVWKILGVIAVLIPKYPLLKEWAYAGFFFVMSGAIISHLASDHNSSKIFASLLLLVLTLISYYFRPADRKVGFGNNNVL from the coding sequence ATGGAAACACAATCAAACAAATCCGAAAAAAGAAATAAGATCATCTATTGGATATTTACCCTTTGGCTGGCATTGGGAATGGTATCAACCGCCGCGGTTCAGCTTTTAAAAAATAAAGATGAAGTGGAAAACTTTACCAGCCTTGGATATCCGGCTTACCTCATGACCATTATCGGAGTATGGAAAATCCTGGGTGTCATCGCCGTACTTATTCCTAAGTATCCTTTATTAAAAGAATGGGCTTATGCAGGATTTTTCTTCGTGATGTCAGGAGCTATTATTTCCCATCTTGCTTCAGATCACAATTCAAGTAAAATTTTTGCTTCACTATTGCTTTTGGTACTTACTCTGATTTCATATTACTTCAGACCTGCTGACCGAAAAGTTGGATTTGGTAATAATAATGTATTGTAA
- a CDS encoding DUF4256 domain-containing protein: MNKKKLTSQQSQELLKILKTRFEKNTGRHKDLDWSKIQTRLEEQPEKLWSLSEMEDTEGEPDVIGYDKKSDEYIFVDCSPESPKRRSLCYDYQAWESRKANKPESNAIDKASEMGIELLTEEQYRQLQELGKFDLKTSSWVKTPPEIRELGGAIFCDRRYNMVFMYHNGADSYYAARGFRGSLRV, encoded by the coding sequence ATGAATAAGAAAAAATTAACTTCACAACAGAGTCAGGAGCTTTTAAAAATTCTGAAGACGCGTTTTGAAAAAAATACCGGCCGCCACAAAGACCTTGACTGGAGTAAGATCCAAACCAGACTTGAAGAACAACCTGAAAAATTATGGTCACTTTCTGAAATGGAAGATACTGAAGGAGAGCCCGATGTCATCGGTTACGATAAAAAATCCGATGAATACATTTTTGTCGACTGCTCTCCGGAAAGTCCAAAACGAAGAAGCTTATGTTACGACTACCAGGCCTGGGAATCCCGTAAAGCCAATAAGCCGGAAAGTAACGCCATCGACAAAGCGTCAGAAATGGGAATTGAATTACTAACTGAAGAACAATACCGCCAACTTCAGGAATTAGGAAAGTTTGATTTGAAAACATCCAGCTGGGTAAAGACACCCCCTGAAATTCGTGAATTAGGAGGTGCCATCTTCTGCGACCGCCGGTACAATATGGTTTTCATGTATCACAACGGTGCAGATTCATACTACGCTGCAAGAGGATTTCGTGGGAGTTTGAGAGTTTGA
- a CDS encoding aminotransferase class V-fold PLP-dependent enzyme — protein sequence MKFSFKNDYSEGCHPNILQALLRSNLEQEAGYGEDRFSLEAKQLIREKIGKKDSEIYFVSGGTQANLIVISSILKPYQAVISASTGHVLNNETGAIEATGHKILGIEKADGKLTPEDIITVLESHTNVPHQVMPKLVYISNSTELGTIYTTRELEDLSAFCKERSLYLFMDGARLGHGLTAEVSDLSLENVARLTDVFYLGGTKNGALIGEAIVINNPVLQEDFGFNIKQKGALLAKGRLLGIQFLELMKDDLYFDLARHANRQAMKIKNALQEKGTAFLSVTYTNQIFPILSNELIDILSQKFEFYIWKKIDDQYSAIRLITSWNTPDEGINDFIEIINRES from the coding sequence ATGAAATTTTCATTCAAAAACGATTATTCAGAGGGATGTCATCCCAATATTCTACAAGCACTTTTACGTTCTAATCTCGAGCAGGAAGCCGGTTATGGGGAAGACCGTTTTTCTTTAGAAGCTAAACAACTGATCAGAGAAAAAATAGGAAAAAAAGATTCAGAAATTTATTTCGTTTCAGGCGGAACACAAGCTAACCTGATCGTTATTTCATCTATTTTAAAACCCTATCAGGCTGTAATTTCTGCTTCTACAGGTCATGTTTTAAATAATGAGACCGGAGCTATTGAAGCTACAGGCCATAAGATTCTAGGCATTGAAAAAGCAGACGGGAAATTAACACCGGAAGATATCATAACGGTTTTGGAAAGCCATACCAATGTTCCGCATCAGGTGATGCCTAAATTGGTTTATATTTCCAACTCAACAGAATTAGGAACTATTTACACTACCCGAGAACTGGAGGATCTTTCCGCATTTTGCAAAGAAAGAAGCTTGTATCTTTTTATGGATGGAGCAAGGCTTGGACATGGTTTAACGGCAGAAGTAAGTGACCTGAGTCTTGAAAACGTAGCCCGGCTGACTGATGTTTTTTATTTGGGAGGAACTAAAAACGGAGCTCTGATAGGGGAGGCAATTGTGATCAATAATCCTGTTCTTCAGGAAGATTTTGGGTTCAATATCAAACAGAAAGGGGCTTTGCTGGCAAAAGGAAGGTTACTTGGAATCCAATTTCTGGAACTGATGAAAGATGATCTGTACTTTGATCTGGCCAGACATGCGAACCGGCAGGCGATGAAAATAAAAAATGCCCTACAGGAAAAAGGAACTGCCTTTTTATCCGTGACTTATACCAATCAGATATTTCCCATTTTGAGTAATGAGCTTATCGATATTTTATCCCAAAAATTTGAGTTTTACATCTGGAAAAAGATCGATGACCAGTATTCTGCAATCCGGTTGATTACTTCTTGGAATACTCCTGACGAAGGCATCAATGATTTTATTGAAATTATTAACAGAGAGTCATAA
- a CDS encoding metal-dependent transcriptional regulator, translating to MKTTLTEENYLKALFHLVDNEGKVTINELSKFLNVKMPSVNNMMKKFAEKSWVVYETYKPLRVTEKGRREAALVVRKHRLTEMFLVKKMNFGWENVHEIAEQLEHVHSQIFFDKMDEILDHPKFDPHGEPIPDKDGNIIAQDLQKLSNCEVGETVVFASVTLSDDAFLSYLTERKLLLNTKIKIIKIESFDKSVTIEIEGKKEILSKKATEKILVKK from the coding sequence TTGAAAACAACATTAACAGAAGAAAATTATCTGAAGGCTTTGTTTCATTTGGTTGATAATGAAGGGAAAGTAACGATTAACGAACTGAGTAAATTTTTAAATGTAAAAATGCCCAGCGTTAATAACATGATGAAAAAATTTGCAGAAAAAAGCTGGGTTGTTTATGAAACCTACAAACCTCTCCGAGTTACCGAAAAAGGAAGACGGGAAGCAGCTTTGGTAGTGCGTAAACATAGGTTGACGGAAATGTTTCTGGTGAAAAAAATGAACTTTGGCTGGGAAAATGTGCATGAAATTGCAGAACAATTGGAACATGTACACTCCCAGATCTTTTTTGATAAAATGGATGAAATTCTGGATCATCCGAAATTCGATCCCCATGGAGAGCCTATTCCCGATAAAGATGGAAATATTATTGCTCAGGATCTGCAGAAGCTGAGCAATTGCGAAGTCGGTGAAACCGTAGTTTTTGCTTCCGTTACACTCTCGGATGATGCTTTCTTAAGCTATCTCACGGAGAGAAAGTTATTACTGAATACAAAGATAAAGATCATTAAAATTGAGAGTTTCGATAAATCCGTAACAATTGAAATCGAAGGAAAAAAAGAAATTCTAAGTAAAAAAGCGACGGAGAAAATATTGGTAAAAAAGTAA